In the Anguilla anguilla isolate fAngAng1 chromosome 7, fAngAng1.pri, whole genome shotgun sequence genome, one interval contains:
- the LOC118232039 gene encoding troponin I, slow skeletal muscle-like isoform X1, which translates to MSEAPKKSKITASRRLFLKTKLLKKAAAMLDTEKEEKRVERENTLNERVPPLQLSGLSVQELQNLCKDMHRKIDVVDEERYDVAAKVAKNDLEIENLSQKIFELKGKLKRPNLKRVRISAEAMLGALLGSKQKESFDFKANLKTVKKEEEKKEEVTDWRKNVEAMSGMEGRKKLFDAGQ; encoded by the exons ATGTCGGAGGC GCCG aAAAAGTCAAAGATCACTGCATCTCGGAGGCTCTTCTTAAAg ACCAAACTGCTGAAGAAGGCCGCAGCCATGTTGGACAccgagaaggaggagaagagggtAGAAAGGGAAAACACCCTAAACGAGAGAGTTCCCCCTCTCCAGCTGTCAGGTCTGTCTGTACAGGAGCTTCAG AATCTTTGTAAAGACATGCACCGTAAGATTGATGTGGTGGATGAAGAAAGATATGATGTTGCTGCTAAAGTGGCTAAAAATGACTTGGAG ATTGAAAACCTGTCCCAGAAGATCTTCGAGCTGAAGGGTAAACTGAAGAGGCCCAACCTGAAGAGGGTGAGGATTTCGGCCGAAGCCATGCTGGGGGCTCTGCTGGGCTCCAAGCAGAAGGAGTCCTTCGACTTCAAGGCCAACCTCAAGACcgtgaagaaggaggaggagaag AAGGAGGAGGTGACCGACTGGCGTAAGAACGTGGAGGCCATGTCCGGCATGGAGGGAAGGAAGAAGCTGTTTGACGCCGGACAGTAA
- the bpgm gene encoding bisphosphoglycerate mutase isoform X2 encodes MSKYKLFLLRHGEGSWNIENRFCSWVDQKLSEDGVKEAQACGRLLKERGYEFDQVFTSLLSRSIHTAWLVLEAMGQEWVPMVKSWRLNERHYGALIGLNRAEMALNHGETQVKVWRRSYDVTPPPIDESHPYFFEIYNDRRYSTCDVPRERLPRSESLKDVLERLLPYWENVIVPEIKKGQMVLISAHGNSCRALLKHIEGISDADIAGVTLPTGIPILLELDEDLRPLSPRQLLGDQEKIQAAIKKVDDQGKAKQTGK; translated from the exons ATGTCGAAGTACAAACTGTTTCTGCTGAGGCACGGGGAGGGGTCGTGGAATATAGAGAACCGCTTTTGCAGCTGGGTGGACCAGAAGCTGAGCGAAGACGGCGTGAAGGAGGCCCAGGCGTGCGGCAGGCTGTTAAAGGAACGAGGGTATGAATTCGACCAGGTGTTCACCTCTTTGCTGAGCCGCTCGATACACACCGCCTGGCTGGTTCTGGAAGCCatggggcaggagtgggtgCCCATGGTGAAGTCCTGGCGGTTGAACGAGCGCCACTACGGTGCCCTGATTGGGCTGAACCGGGCGGAAATGGCCCTCAACCACGGGGAAACCCAGGTGAAAGTCTGGAGGAGGAGCTATGACGTCACACCCCCTCCCATCGACGAATCGCATCCCTACTTTTTTGAGATCTACAACGACCGCAGGTACAGCACCTGCGATGTGCCCAGAGAGAGGCTGCCCCGTTCAGAGAGCCTGAAGGACGTGCTGGAGAGACTCTTGCCCTACTGGGAAAATGTGATAGTGCCAGAAATCAAGAAAGGCCAAATGGTGCTGATTTCAGCCCATGGGAACAGCTGTAGAGCCCTGCTGAAACACATTGAAg GGATCTCGGATGCGGATATTGCTGGTGTTACTTTGCCCACCGGAATTCCAATTCTTCTGGAGCTGGATGAAGATCTCCGTCCCCTGAGTCCGCGCCAGCTACTGGGAGACCAGGAGAAGATCCAGGCAGCCATCAAAAAAGTTGACGACCAGGGGAAGgccaaacaaacaggaaaataa
- the bpgm gene encoding bisphosphoglycerate mutase isoform X1 produces MDESLTTPAPNNNSARRTTELLLTIPGMSKYKLFLLRHGEGSWNIENRFCSWVDQKLSEDGVKEAQACGRLLKERGYEFDQVFTSLLSRSIHTAWLVLEAMGQEWVPMVKSWRLNERHYGALIGLNRAEMALNHGETQVKVWRRSYDVTPPPIDESHPYFFEIYNDRRYSTCDVPRERLPRSESLKDVLERLLPYWENVIVPEIKKGQMVLISAHGNSCRALLKHIEGISDADIAGVTLPTGIPILLELDEDLRPLSPRQLLGDQEKIQAAIKKVDDQGKAKQTGK; encoded by the exons ATGGACGAATCCCTGACGACACCAGCTCCCAACAACAACAGCGCACGGCGGACCACGGAATTGTTAC TGACGATACCCGGGATGTCGAAGTACAAACTGTTTCTGCTGAGGCACGGGGAGGGGTCGTGGAATATAGAGAACCGCTTTTGCAGCTGGGTGGACCAGAAGCTGAGCGAAGACGGCGTGAAGGAGGCCCAGGCGTGCGGCAGGCTGTTAAAGGAACGAGGGTATGAATTCGACCAGGTGTTCACCTCTTTGCTGAGCCGCTCGATACACACCGCCTGGCTGGTTCTGGAAGCCatggggcaggagtgggtgCCCATGGTGAAGTCCTGGCGGTTGAACGAGCGCCACTACGGTGCCCTGATTGGGCTGAACCGGGCGGAAATGGCCCTCAACCACGGGGAAACCCAGGTGAAAGTCTGGAGGAGGAGCTATGACGTCACACCCCCTCCCATCGACGAATCGCATCCCTACTTTTTTGAGATCTACAACGACCGCAGGTACAGCACCTGCGATGTGCCCAGAGAGAGGCTGCCCCGTTCAGAGAGCCTGAAGGACGTGCTGGAGAGACTCTTGCCCTACTGGGAAAATGTGATAGTGCCAGAAATCAAGAAAGGCCAAATGGTGCTGATTTCAGCCCATGGGAACAGCTGTAGAGCCCTGCTGAAACACATTGAAg GGATCTCGGATGCGGATATTGCTGGTGTTACTTTGCCCACCGGAATTCCAATTCTTCTGGAGCTGGATGAAGATCTCCGTCCCCTGAGTCCGCGCCAGCTACTGGGAGACCAGGAGAAGATCCAGGCAGCCATCAAAAAAGTTGACGACCAGGGGAAGgccaaacaaacaggaaaataa
- the LOC118232039 gene encoding troponin I, slow skeletal muscle-like isoform X2, with amino-acid sequence MSEAPKSKITASRRLFLKTKLLKKAAAMLDTEKEEKRVERENTLNERVPPLQLSGLSVQELQNLCKDMHRKIDVVDEERYDVAAKVAKNDLEIENLSQKIFELKGKLKRPNLKRVRISAEAMLGALLGSKQKESFDFKANLKTVKKEEEKKEEVTDWRKNVEAMSGMEGRKKLFDAGQ; translated from the exons ATGTCGGAGGC GCCG AAGTCAAAGATCACTGCATCTCGGAGGCTCTTCTTAAAg ACCAAACTGCTGAAGAAGGCCGCAGCCATGTTGGACAccgagaaggaggagaagagggtAGAAAGGGAAAACACCCTAAACGAGAGAGTTCCCCCTCTCCAGCTGTCAGGTCTGTCTGTACAGGAGCTTCAG AATCTTTGTAAAGACATGCACCGTAAGATTGATGTGGTGGATGAAGAAAGATATGATGTTGCTGCTAAAGTGGCTAAAAATGACTTGGAG ATTGAAAACCTGTCCCAGAAGATCTTCGAGCTGAAGGGTAAACTGAAGAGGCCCAACCTGAAGAGGGTGAGGATTTCGGCCGAAGCCATGCTGGGGGCTCTGCTGGGCTCCAAGCAGAAGGAGTCCTTCGACTTCAAGGCCAACCTCAAGACcgtgaagaaggaggaggagaag AAGGAGGAGGTGACCGACTGGCGTAAGAACGTGGAGGCCATGTCCGGCATGGAGGGAAGGAAGAAGCTGTTTGACGCCGGACAGTAA
- the LOC118232038 gene encoding troponin I, slow skeletal muscle-like: protein MSEGPKKTKYSATRRLLLKTKLIKKAATMLVAEKEEKRVERENTLNERVPPLQLSGLSLQELQELCKDLHRKIDVTDEARYDLDVKVSKNETEIQHLSQKIFELKGKMKRPNLKRVKKSADAMLGSLDSKMTTKSNDFKANLKTVKKEEEKKEEVTDWRKNVEAMSGMEGRKKLFDAGQ, encoded by the exons ATGTCAGAAGG ACCG AAAAAGACAAAGTACTCTGCGACCCGCAGACTGCTGCTAAAG ACCAAACTAATAAAGAAGGCAGCGACCATGTTGGTGGccgagaaggaggagaagagggtCGAGAGGGAAAACACCCTAAACGAGAGAGTTCCCCCTCTCCAGCTGTCAGGTCTCTCTCTACAGGAGCTTCAG GAACTTTGCAAAGACCTGCACCGTAAAATTGACGTCACGGATGAAGCTCGATATGATCTAGACGTGAAAGTGAGCAAAAATGAAACGGAG ATTCAACATCTGAGCCAGAAGATCTTTGAGCTGAAGGGTAAAATGAAGAGACCCAATCTGAAGAGGGTGAAGAAGTCAGCTGATGCTATGCTGGGGAGCCTGGACTCCAAAATGACGACCAAGTCCAATGATTTCAAGGCCAACCTCAAGACTGTCaagaaggaagaggagaag aaggaggaggtGACCGACTGGCGAAAGAACGTGGAGGCCATGTCTGGCATGGAGGGAAGGAAGAAGCTGTTTGACGCCGGACAGTAA